A portion of the Rhinolophus sinicus isolate RSC01 linkage group LG03, ASM3656204v1, whole genome shotgun sequence genome contains these proteins:
- the GPC2 gene encoding glypican-2 isoform X2 yields MFALRTLLLLLLPLCPGPGPGRGSEAKVTRSCTETRQILGARGYSLSLLPPALISGEHLRICPQEYTCCSSEIEERLTWDTEATFRGLVEESGSFLVHTLAARHRKFDEVFREMLSSAEHSLALLFHRSYGRLYSQHTPLFSGLFSRLRDYYEKSGEGLDDALVDFWAQLLERMFPLLHPQYIFSPDYLFCLTRLASSADDSLKPFGDSPRRLRLQITRAMVAARAFIQGLETGRDVVSEALKVPMSAGCKRAVMRLTGCPLCRGVPLLLPCRGFCLNVAHGCLSSQGLDPDWGAYLDGLLFLAEKIQGPFSFEQAAQSIGVKISEGLMYLQENSVAVSTQVFQECGGPPKAPARSRRAPAPPEEVGRLWTVGVEEERPTMASGNSLPRLVWELRERLGRVRGFWAGLPLTVCGDPRMAADITQEAAPCWTGTGRGRYLLPVVGGSLTEQFNNPEVDVEASNPDLQTRTRRLHLRAATIRMKAAALGRDLELEDWDEDASGSGEGQHYADDWMAGAAAVAPAARPPRPPRRDGAGGKGGGVIIRHNQGRSRTGGTSIGFHTQPILILLLSALALVGPR; encoded by the exons ATGTTCGCGCTGCGAACTCTTCTGCTTCTACTGCTGCCTCTGTGTCCCGGTCCTGGTCCTGGACGCGGGAGCGAGGCAAAGGTCACCCGGAGTTGCACTGAGACCCGGCAGATTCTGGGCGCCCGGGGATATAGCTTAAGCCTACTCCCTCCCGCCCTGATCTCAg GTGAGCACCTCCGGATCTGTCCCCAAGAATACACTTGCTGTTCCAGTGAGATAGAGGAGAGGCTGACCTGGGACACTGAGGCTACCTTCCGAGGCCTGGTGGAGGAGAGTGGCTCCTTCCTGGTACACACGCTGGCTGCCCGGCACAGAAAATTTGatg AGGTTTTTCGGGAGATGCTCTCATCAGCTGAGCACTCCCTGGCCCTGCTCTTCCACCGCTCCTATGGCCGCCTGTACTCCCAGCACACCCCCTTATTCAGCGGCCTGTTCTCTCGGCTGCGGGACTACTATGAGAAGTCTGGTGAGGGGTTAGATGACGCCTTGGTGGATTTCTGGGCACAGCTCCTGGAGAGAATGTTCCCCCTGCTGCACCCACAGTACATCTTCTCCCCTGACTACCTGTTCTGCCTCACACGCCTCGCCTCCTCTGCTGATGACTCTCTGAAGCCTTTCGGGGACTCACCCCGCCGCCTCCGCCTGCAG ATTACCCGGGCTATGGTGGCTGCCCGGGCCTTTATCCAGGGCCTGGAGACCGGAAGAGATGTGGTCAGTGAAGCGCTTAAG GTGCCCATGTCCGCAGGCTGCAAGCGGGCTGTGATGCGTCTGACCGGCTGCCCCCTTTGTCGGGGGGTCCCCTTGCTGCTGCCTTGCCGGGGCTTCTGCCTCAATGTGGCCCATGGCTGTCTCAGCAGCCAGGGACTGGACCCTGACTGGGGGGCCTATCTGG ATGGTCTCCTGTTTCTGGCTGAGAAGATCCAGGGCCCCTTTTCCTTTGAGCAGGCAGCCCAGTCCATTGGGGTGAAGATCTCAGAAGGTTTGATGTATCTGCAGGAGAACAGTGTAGCGGTGTCCACCCAG GTGTTTCAGGAATGCGGGGGGCCCCCAAAGGCACCTGCCCGTTCCCGCCGAGCCCCGGCACCCCCGGAAGAGGTGGGCCGGCTCTGGACGGTGGGAGTGGAGGAGGAGCGGCCCACGATGGCATCGGGCAACAGCCTGCCCCGGCTG GTGTGGGAGCTCCGCGAGCGGCTGGGCCGGGTCCGGGGCTTCTGGGCCGGGCTGCCCCTGACTGTGTGCGGGGACCCCCGCATGGCGGCAGACATCACGCAGGAGGCGGCGCCCTGCTGGACTGGAACCGGGCGGGGCCG GTACTTGTTGCCCGTGGTCGGAGGCTCTCTGACCGAGCAGTTCAACAACCCAGAGGTGGATGTAGAAGCTTCGAACCCCGATCTCCAGACGCGGACACGGCGGCTGCATCTCCGGGCAGCCACCATCAGGATGAAGGCAGCCGCTCTGGGACGCGACCTGGAACTGGAGGACTGGG aTGAGGATGCCAGCGGCTCTGGAGAGGGACAGCACTATGCAGATGACTGGatggctggggcagcagctgtggCCCCTGCAGCCAGGCCTCCTCGCCCTCCTCGAAGAGATGGTGCTGGAGGCAAAGGCGGAGGTGTCATCATCCGCCACAACCAGGGCAGGAGCAGGACTGGGGGGACATCGATTGGTTTTCACACCCAACCCATCCTCATTCTCCTCCTTTCAGCCCTGGCCCTAGTTGGACCCCGATAA
- the GPC2 gene encoding glypican-2 isoform X1, with the protein MLLVLAIVDSLCCSRVAAAMFALRTLLLLLLPLCPGPGPGRGSEAKVTRSCTETRQILGARGYSLSLLPPALISGEHLRICPQEYTCCSSEIEERLTWDTEATFRGLVEESGSFLVHTLAARHRKFDEVFREMLSSAEHSLALLFHRSYGRLYSQHTPLFSGLFSRLRDYYEKSGEGLDDALVDFWAQLLERMFPLLHPQYIFSPDYLFCLTRLASSADDSLKPFGDSPRRLRLQITRAMVAARAFIQGLETGRDVVSEALKVPMSAGCKRAVMRLTGCPLCRGVPLLLPCRGFCLNVAHGCLSSQGLDPDWGAYLDGLLFLAEKIQGPFSFEQAAQSIGVKISEGLMYLQENSVAVSTQVFQECGGPPKAPARSRRAPAPPEEVGRLWTVGVEEERPTMASGNSLPRLVWELRERLGRVRGFWAGLPLTVCGDPRMAADITQEAAPCWTGTGRGRYLLPVVGGSLTEQFNNPEVDVEASNPDLQTRTRRLHLRAATIRMKAAALGRDLELEDWDEDASGSGEGQHYADDWMAGAAAVAPAARPPRPPRRDGAGGKGGGVIIRHNQGRSRTGGTSIGFHTQPILILLLSALALVGPR; encoded by the exons ATGCTTCTGGTCCTAGCTATCGTG GATTCACTTTGCTGTTCCAGGGTCGCAGCAGCTATGTTCGCGCTGCGAACTCTTCTGCTTCTACTGCTGCCTCTGTGTCCCGGTCCTGGTCCTGGACGCGGGAGCGAGGCAAAGGTCACCCGGAGTTGCACTGAGACCCGGCAGATTCTGGGCGCCCGGGGATATAGCTTAAGCCTACTCCCTCCCGCCCTGATCTCAg GTGAGCACCTCCGGATCTGTCCCCAAGAATACACTTGCTGTTCCAGTGAGATAGAGGAGAGGCTGACCTGGGACACTGAGGCTACCTTCCGAGGCCTGGTGGAGGAGAGTGGCTCCTTCCTGGTACACACGCTGGCTGCCCGGCACAGAAAATTTGatg AGGTTTTTCGGGAGATGCTCTCATCAGCTGAGCACTCCCTGGCCCTGCTCTTCCACCGCTCCTATGGCCGCCTGTACTCCCAGCACACCCCCTTATTCAGCGGCCTGTTCTCTCGGCTGCGGGACTACTATGAGAAGTCTGGTGAGGGGTTAGATGACGCCTTGGTGGATTTCTGGGCACAGCTCCTGGAGAGAATGTTCCCCCTGCTGCACCCACAGTACATCTTCTCCCCTGACTACCTGTTCTGCCTCACACGCCTCGCCTCCTCTGCTGATGACTCTCTGAAGCCTTTCGGGGACTCACCCCGCCGCCTCCGCCTGCAG ATTACCCGGGCTATGGTGGCTGCCCGGGCCTTTATCCAGGGCCTGGAGACCGGAAGAGATGTGGTCAGTGAAGCGCTTAAG GTGCCCATGTCCGCAGGCTGCAAGCGGGCTGTGATGCGTCTGACCGGCTGCCCCCTTTGTCGGGGGGTCCCCTTGCTGCTGCCTTGCCGGGGCTTCTGCCTCAATGTGGCCCATGGCTGTCTCAGCAGCCAGGGACTGGACCCTGACTGGGGGGCCTATCTGG ATGGTCTCCTGTTTCTGGCTGAGAAGATCCAGGGCCCCTTTTCCTTTGAGCAGGCAGCCCAGTCCATTGGGGTGAAGATCTCAGAAGGTTTGATGTATCTGCAGGAGAACAGTGTAGCGGTGTCCACCCAG GTGTTTCAGGAATGCGGGGGGCCCCCAAAGGCACCTGCCCGTTCCCGCCGAGCCCCGGCACCCCCGGAAGAGGTGGGCCGGCTCTGGACGGTGGGAGTGGAGGAGGAGCGGCCCACGATGGCATCGGGCAACAGCCTGCCCCGGCTG GTGTGGGAGCTCCGCGAGCGGCTGGGCCGGGTCCGGGGCTTCTGGGCCGGGCTGCCCCTGACTGTGTGCGGGGACCCCCGCATGGCGGCAGACATCACGCAGGAGGCGGCGCCCTGCTGGACTGGAACCGGGCGGGGCCG GTACTTGTTGCCCGTGGTCGGAGGCTCTCTGACCGAGCAGTTCAACAACCCAGAGGTGGATGTAGAAGCTTCGAACCCCGATCTCCAGACGCGGACACGGCGGCTGCATCTCCGGGCAGCCACCATCAGGATGAAGGCAGCCGCTCTGGGACGCGACCTGGAACTGGAGGACTGGG aTGAGGATGCCAGCGGCTCTGGAGAGGGACAGCACTATGCAGATGACTGGatggctggggcagcagctgtggCCCCTGCAGCCAGGCCTCCTCGCCCTCCTCGAAGAGATGGTGCTGGAGGCAAAGGCGGAGGTGTCATCATCCGCCACAACCAGGGCAGGAGCAGGACTGGGGGGACATCGATTGGTTTTCACACCCAACCCATCCTCATTCTCCTCCTTTCAGCCCTGGCCCTAGTTGGACCCCGATAA